The following coding sequences are from one Gossypium hirsutum isolate 1008001.06 chromosome A12, Gossypium_hirsutum_v2.1, whole genome shotgun sequence window:
- the LOC121210957 gene encoding sec-independent protein translocase protein TATC, chloroplastic: MGSANTSAALISHLQLNRCCFKLVESTRTQLEFNSLKFRLSRRGKLEFAASRRGKGFRTAVCFAAVDDDLKENRQQVFSETRSASATEDRPDVANISPEEAPFEQNNEGSSLYNFLYPDKDLLPDDKEMTIFDHLEELRQRIFVSVLAVGAAILGCFAFSKELIVFLEAPVKAQGVRFLQLAPGEFFFTTLKVSGYCGLLLGSPVILYEIIAFVLPGLTRAERRFLGPIVLGSSVLFYAGIAFSYLVLTPAALNFFVSYAEGVVESLWSIDQYFEFVLVLMFSTGLSFQVPVIQFLLGQLGLVSGDQMLSIWRYVVVGAVVAAAVLTPSTDPLTQMLLAAPLLGLYLGGAWVVKLTGR; encoded by the exons ATGGGAAGCGCAAACACCAGCGCTGCTCTAATCTCCCATTTGCAGCTCAACAGATGCTGCTTCAAACTCGTTGAGTCAACCAGGACCCAGCTGGAGTTCAACTCTCTCAAATTCAGGCTTTCAAGGAGAGGGAAGCTGGAATTCGCTGCTTCCCGGCGCGGGAAAGGTTTTAGAACAGCCGTTTGTTTCGCTGCCGTTGACGATGATCTCAAAGAGAATCGGCAACAAGTCTTCAGTGAAACCAGAAGCGCCTCTGCCACTGAAGATAGGCCTG ATGTGGCTAATATCTCACCGGAAGAGGCACCATTTGAGCAGAATAATGAAGGAAGTTCGCTTTATAATTTTCTTTATCCCGATAAAGATCTCCTCCCAGATGATAAAGAAATGACCATATTTGATCATCTTGAAGAGTTACGACAGAGGATATTTGTGTCTGTATTGGCTGTTGGAGCTGCTATATTGGGATGCTTTGCATTTTCAAAAGAACTGATAGTGTTTCTTGAAGCTCCTGTTAAAGCACAGGGTGTACGATTTCTGCAACTAGCTCCTGGAGAGTTTTTCTTCACAACTTTAAAG GTGTCGGGATATTGTGGCCTTCTTTTAGGAAGCCCTGTAATTCTGTATGAGATCATAGCCTTTGTTCTTCCAGGCTTAACCAGAGCAGAGAGAAGGTTTCTGGGGCCTATTGTGTTGGGCTCCTCAGTTCTTTTCTATGCTGGTATTGCTTTCTCCTACTTGGTTCTGACTCCAGCAGCCTTAAATTTCTTTGTTTCGTACGCGGAAGGGGTTGTGGAATCTTTGTGGTCCATTGATCAGTACTTTGAGTTTGTACTAGTGCTCATGTTCAGCACAGGCTTGTCTTTCCAG GTTCCCGTCATACAATTTCTTCTTGGACAACTTGGTCTTGTTTCGGGGGATCAGATGCTTTCCATTTGGAGGTATGTAGTGGTTGGTGCAGTTGTTGCAGCAGCTGTACTTACACCATCAACGGATCCTCTTACACAGATGCTTCTGGCAGCACCACTTTTGGGACTTTACTTAGGCGGTGCATGGGTTGTTAAGCTTACCGGAAGGTGA
- the LOC121210958 gene encoding benzaldehyde dehydrogenase, mitochondrial — MTAASRISSFLSRSLLSKGRICGVGRSVACSYTTAAALEKPFTPSIKVNYTKLLINGNFVDSASGKTFPTYDPRTGDVIAHVAEGDAEDINRAVSAARKAFDEGPWPKMTAYERSRILFRFADLIDQHTEELATLETWDNGKPYEQAAKIELPMISRLIRYYAGWADKIHGLTVPADSPHLVQTIHEPIGVAGQIIPWNFPLLMFGWKVGPALACGNTVVIKTAEQTPLSALYAAKLLHEAGLPPGVLNVVSGFGPTAGAALATHMQVDKLAFTGSTETGKIVLELAAKSNLKPVTLELGGKSPFIVCKDADVDKAVELAHFALFFNQGQCCCAGSRTYVHESVYDEFLEKAKARALKRSVGDPFVAGIEQGPQIDSEQFEKIMRYIRSGVESGATLETGGERIGDKGFYIQPTVFSNVKEDMLIAKDEIFGPVQSILKFKDINEVIRRANTTSYGLAAGVFTQDIDTANTLTRALKVGTVWINCYDVFDAAIPFGGYKMSGQGREKGIHCLSNYLQVKAVVTPLKDPAWI, encoded by the exons ATGACAGCGGCTTCCCGAATTTCTTCCTTCCTTTCTCGTTCTCTCCTCTCTAAAG GGAGGATCTGTGGAGTGGGCAGATCAGTGGCTTGTAGCTACACCACCGCTGCTGCTTTAGAGAAACCATTCACTCCTTCTATCAAGGTCAACTACACCAAGCTTTTAATTAATGGCAACTTTGTTGATTCTGCTTCAG GCAAAACTTTCCCAACATATGATCCCAGGACAGGAGATGTGATTGCTCATGTAGCTGAAGGTGATGCTGAAGATATAAATCGAGCAGTTTCTGCTGCTCGAAAAGCGTTTGATGAAGGACCCTGGCCAAAGATGACTGCTTAT GAGAGATCAAGGATATTATTCCGATTTGCTGATCTTATTGACCAACATACCGAAGAACTTGCAACACTTGAGACTTGGGATAACGGAAAGCCATACGAACAAGCTGCTAAGATTGAACTACCCATGATCTCACGTCTTATTCGGTACTATGCTG GTTGGGCGGACAAGATTCATGGTCTTACAGTTCCAGCTGATAGTCCACACCTTGTGCAAACCATACATGAACCAATTGGTGTTGCTGGTCAAATTATTCCGTGGAATTTTCCTCTTCTAATGTTTGGTTGGAAGGTTGGACCTGCCTTGGCATGTGGTAATACTGTCGTTATTAAGACAGCTGAGCAGACACCATTGTCTGCTCTTTATGCTGCCAAGCTACTTCACGAG GCTGGACTTCCTCCAGGTGTTCTCAATGTGGTTTCAGGGTTTGGTCCAACTGCTGGCGCTGCTCTTGCTACTCATATGCAAGTCGACAAG CTTGCTTTCACTGGATCAACCGAAACGGGAAAAATTGTCCTTGAGTTGGCTGCAAAAAGCAACCTTAAGCCCGTAACATTGGAGCTCGGAGGAAAATCGCCTTTTATTGTATGCAAGGATGCTGATGTCGACAAGGCGGTTGAGCTTGCCCACTTTGCTTTGTTCTTCAATCAG GGACAATGTTGCTGTGCTGGCTCTCGTACATACGTACATGAGAGTGTGTATGATGAATTTTTAGAGAAGGCAAAGGCACGTGCATTGAAACGTAGTGTTGGCGATCCATTTGTAGCAGGCATTGAACAAGGCCCTCAG ATTGATTCAGAACAGTTTGAAAAGATCATGAGGTACATAAGATCAGGTGTTGAAAGTGGAGCAACTCTAGAGACCGGAGGGGAGAGGATAGGGGACAAGGGCTTCTATATTCAACCCACAGTTTTCTCCAACGTAAAG GAGGACATGTTGATTGCGAAGGATGAGATATTTGGTCCAGTTCAGTCTATCCTGAAATTCAA AGACATCAACGAGGTTATTCGGAGGGCAAATACGACGTCATATGGACTGGCAGCGGGTGTGTTTACGCAGGACATAGACACAGCAAACACCTTGACACGAGCACTGAAAGTGGGAACAGTGTGGATAAACTGCTATGATGTGTTTGATGCAGCGATCCCATTTGGTGGGTACAAGATGAGTGGACAAGGCAGAGAAAAGGGTATTCACTGTCTCAGCAATTACTTGCAAGTGAAGGCCGTTGTCACTCCCTTGAAGGACCCTGCATGGATTTAA
- the LOC121210959 gene encoding equilibrative nucleotide transporter 1 yields MGFSDGSAIGGDPEPDSESVLLLRTSLKPEDKFNLGYIIYFTLGVGFLLPWNSFITTVDYFSYLYPEASVDRVFAVVYMVVGLACLLVIVFYAHKSEAYMRINLGLGIFVVSLIVVPVMDAVYIKGRVGLYDGFYVTVGLLALAGIGDALVQGGLIGAAGELPERYMQAIVAGSGGSGVLVSMLRILTKAVFPQDADGLRKSAYFYFFTSIVFMVICIVLYNVAHKLPIMQYYEELKAEAVKEEKAEKGPMTGPVWRATLWNIVGTVKWYGFGIVLIYVVTLSIFPGYITEDVHSLVLKDWYPVLLITGYNVFDLVGKSLTAVYLLENATVAISACVVRLLFFPLFIGCLHGPQLFRTEFPVSLLTCLLGLTNGYLTSVLMIMAPKSVQIQHAETSGIVMVLFLVVGLASGSVIAWFWVI; encoded by the exons ATGGGTTTCTCCGATGGATCTGCAATCGGCGGAGACCCAGAACCCGACTCTGAATCCGTCCTCCTCCTCCGCACATCCCTAAAACCAGAAGACAAATTCAATTTGGGCTACATCATCTACTTCACTTTGGGCGTTGGCTTTCTCCTCCCATGGAATAGCTTCATCACTACCGTCGATTACTTTTCCTACCTCTACCCAGAAGCTTCCGTCGACCGTGTTTTCGCCGTCGTTTACATGGTCGTCGGCCTCGCTTGCCTCTTGGTCATTGTATTTTATGCTCACAAGAGTGAAGCTTACATGCGGATCAATCTTGGTTTGGGCATTTTCGTGGTTTCCCTGATCGTCGTGCCTGTTATGGATGCGGTTTATATTAAGGGTCGGGTCGGATTGTATGACGGATTCTACGTCACGGTCGGTCTTCTCGCTCTGGCGGGTATAGGCGATGCACTTGTTCAAGGTGGGCTCATTGGAGCGGCTGGGGAATTGCCTGAACGCTACATGCAGGCTATCGTTGCGGGATCCGGCGGTTCTG GGGTCCTTGTTTCAATGCTAAGGATCCTAACCAAAGCTGTATTTCCACAAGATGCTGATGGCCTAAGAAAGAGTGCCTACTTTTACTTTTTTACTAGCATTGTGTTTATGGTCATATGCATAGTCTTGTACAATGTGGCACACAAACTTCCGATTATGCAGTACTATGAGGAGTTAAAGGCTGAGGCTGTAAAGGAGGAAAAAGCAGAGAAAGGTCCCATGACCGGGCCTGTTTGGAGAGCAACCTTGTGGAATATAGTAGGAACAGTCAAGTGGTATGGATTTGGGATCGTCCTCATATATGTTGTGACTTTATCAATATTTCCAGGATACATCACAGAGGATGTGCACTCATTGGTTCTCAAGGACTGGTATCCGGTCCTCCTTATAACAGGCTACAATGTGTTTGACCTGGTTGGCAAATCGTTGACTGCAGTCTATCTCCTTGAAAATGCAACGGTTGCGATTTCTGCTTGTGTTGTGAGGTTACTGTTCTTTCCTCTCTTCATAGGTTGCTTGCACGGTCCTCAGCTCTTCCGAACAGAGTTTCCAGTCTCGTTACTGACTTGCCTTCTAGGGCTAACTAATGGCTACTTGACAAGTGTGTTAATGATCATGGCTCCCAAATCTGTCCAGATACAACACGCAGAGACTTCTGGCATCGTTATGGTGTTGTTTCTAGTAGTTGGTCTGGCATCAGGATCAGTCATAGCTTGGTTCTGGGTCATCTGA